GTTGGGGTTGTCGATGGTGAAACCCTGGGACTCGATGGTGTCCGAGAAGTCCACGGTGGCACCCATGAGGTAGGGCACAGACATCTTGTCCACGACGAGGTTCACGCCGCCGATGGTGTCGACCTTGTCACCGTCGAGGGTGCGGTCATCGAAGTACAGCTGGTACCGGAGGCCGGCGCAGCCGCCGGGCTGCACGGCGATGCGGAGCGAGAGGTCGTCGCGGCCTTCCTGATCCAGCAGCCCCTTGGCTTTAGCTGCGGCGGCTTCGGTGAGAACGAGGCCGGTGGCGGATGCGGATGCGGGTGCGGTCATGATGTTGTCTCCTTCTGCTTTCCTGCTGGGCCGGTGCGCGGTGTCTGGTCAGACATGCGGCCGGTGAGGCGGGATTCTTCTTCTGGATCGGTGGCGAATGTA
This sequence is a window from Corynebacterium doosanense CAU 212 = DSM 45436. Protein-coding genes within it:
- a CDS encoding HesB/IscA family protein, translated to MTAPASASATGLVLTEAAAAKAKGLLDQEGRDDLSLRIAVQPGGCAGLRYQLYFDDRTLDGDKVDTIGGVNLVVDKMSVPYLMGATVDFSDTIESQGFTIDNPNAGGSCACGDSFN